One region of Polyodon spathula isolate WHYD16114869_AA chromosome 25, ASM1765450v1, whole genome shotgun sequence genomic DNA includes:
- the LOC121300013 gene encoding LOW QUALITY PROTEIN: dual specificity protein phosphatase 18-like (The sequence of the model RefSeq protein was modified relative to this genomic sequence to represent the inferred CDS: deleted 2 bases in 1 codon), with product MWGPISSFVCNDLNSMYCITLYTNYRYQVRQQRGTEVATVPLIFPMNKDTGAPAVPRLSGLGQITDHLYLSSGRAANNSVLISNSGITCIINATQDVVNTHFPDIEYVRVPVADSPRSLLNEYFDLIADRIDEEATKSGRALVHCNAGVSRSATLCLAYLMKYRSMTLLEAHRFVKARRPIVRPNNGFWKQLIDYENRLHGTATVRMVTSLIGEIPDIYEEGTKGMFPC from the exons ATGTGGGGTCCCATTTCTTCATTTGTTTGCAATGACTTGAATTCCATGTATTGCATTACATTATACACTAATTACAG ATACCAAGTAAGGCAGCAGAGGGGAACAGAAGTAGCGACCGTCCCGCTCATCTTTCCTATGAACAAGGACACAGGTGCACCTGCAGTGCCGCGACTGTCTGGCTTGGGGCAGATCACGGACCATTTATACCTTAGCAGTGGCAGAGCAGCCAACAATAGTGTGCTGATCTCAAACAGTGGGATCACCTGTATTATCAATGCCACCCAAGACGTAGTGAACACGCATTTCCCAGATATCGAGTATGTCAGAGTACCAGTCGCTGACTCACCTCGTTCACTCTTGAATGAGTATTTCGACTTGATAGCAGACAGGATTGATGAGGAAGCAACGAAGAGCGGCCGCGCTTTGGTGCATTGCAATGCGGGCGTCAGTCGATCCGCAACGCTGTGCCTGGCGTATCTGATGAAATACCGCAGTATGACATTGTTAGAGGCGCACCGTTTT GTGAAGGCTCGCAGGCCCATCGTCAGACCCAATAATGGCTTCTGGAAGCAGCTGATAGATTACGAGAATAGACTTCACGGAACGGCTACGGTCAGAATGGTAACATCGCTAATTGGGGAGATACCTGATATATATGAAGAGGGCACCAAAGGGATGTTTCcatgctaa
- the LOC121300006 gene encoding solute carrier family 35 member E4-like isoform X3 — translation MISTDGFLKCGKKRAGRTPKEMLHLLTAVFVWLVTGTTISSLNKWIFAVYNFRYPLLLSSLHMLTAIIIDYGLIKLRFVKQRGSDRDLSANAKFKIFMLSLTFCASIAFGNVGLNYVQLSFAQMIYTTTPLFTLAISALILGKQHHILKYTAMMPICLGASFSIMGEVQFHPKGCFFVCAATMLRGVKSIQQSILLKEEKINSVFLLYLMAIPSFCILFIAALALENWAVLEPPIKYDHRLWVFILLSCLGSVLYNLASFCVLTLTSAVTLHILGNLNVVGNLLLSQFLFDSELSALSCAGVVLTLSGIVLYQNTDYIAEYLDSRKTPSEPEKDSQD, via the exons ATGATATCAACTGATGGGTTCCTAAAGTGTGGAAAGAAACGGGCTGGAAGGACGCCAAAGGAAATGCTCCATCTCCTGACTGCTGTTTTTGTATGGCTTGTAACTGGCACTACAATATCAAGCTTAAACAAATGGATATTTGCAGTGTACAATTTCAGGTATCCTCTGTTATTGTCATCCCTGCATATGCTCACAGCTATTATCATTGATTATGGACTGATCAAGCTGAGATTCGTGAAGCAGAGGGGCAGCGACCGTGATCTCAGTGCCAATGCCAAATTCAAGATTTTTATGTTAAGTTTAACTTTTTGTGCCAGTATTGCCTTTGGGAATGTTGGGCTGAATTATGTTCAGCTGTCCTTTGCACAGATGATCTACACCACCACCCCACTGTTTACCCTTGCCATTTCTGCCCTCATTCTTGGAAAGCAGCATCATATACTGAAGTACACAGCTATGATGCCCATTTGCCTGGGAGCCTCTTTCAGCATCATGGGAGAAGTGCAGTTCCATCCGAAGGGATGTTTCTTTGTCTGTGCTGCTACAATGCTACGAGGTGTCAAATCCATTCAACAGA GTATCCTCCTCAAAGAGGAAAAGATCAATTCAGTCTTCCTGCTCTACTTGATGGCCATTCCGAGTTTTTGCATCCTCTTCATTGCTGCGCTTGCACTGGAGAACTGGGCAGTGCTGGAGCCTCCTATTAAATATGACCACAGACTGTGGGTGTTCATCCTGCTGAGCTGCCTGGGGTCAGTCCTGTACAACCTCGCCAGCTTCTGTGTCCTCACCCTCACCTCTGCCGTTACGCTGCACATCCTGGGCAATTTAAACGTGGTGGGAAACCTGCTTCTCTCACAGTTCCTGTTCGACAGCGAACTCTCAGCGCTGAGCTGTGCTGGAGTTGTGTTGACGCTTTCAGGAATCGTCCTGTATCAAAACACAGACTACATTGCAGAATATTTAGATTCGAGAAAGACGCCTTCCGAGCCAGAGAAGGACTCCCAAGACTGA